One region of Vairimorpha necatrix chromosome 10, complete sequence genomic DNA includes:
- a CDS encoding ATP-dependent RNA helicase, whose amino-acid sequence MRNQLNTQIDALKASNERLEQRIDMILTAKKGECEEPITKKADRTDQKKEKEKFGVFSKTQDKEQIKVTGKRISSSNTINVFLRKVTAAVKGNRKLLKKNILLTEKTENDWTIILKNCDMKPKVSKKADASKTADANRFALFLEGIKKNFNCDTKQLKVPASSSKTCKKILKDYLLLSSIKGCAKSKSMTERKSKMKKTYLPKAPSSHITRKKQTNWIDKLSREELLDLAINGKRLKDCKYKIVVAHGFPRGEHIIRETWAKLMGIEEKNIPLVKDIEGEGRIFLIRDEFCFQAAEALENASENVRVLVAENEVGNYFSRNRSALTKIFSDLRQNWRKYVPVDKAIKVIKNGLSDKPTVSHEEFFLSELYFEHLGKDRKVDSKHHNEQ is encoded by the coding sequence ATGAGAAACCAACTCAACACACAAATTGATGCCCTAAAGGCTTCAAATGAAAGATTAGAGCAGAGAATTGACATGATTCTCACTGCAAAAAAAGGAGAGTGTGAAGAAccaataacaaaaaaagctGATCGTACTgatcaaaaaaaggaaaaggAGAAGTTTGGTGTCTTCTCTAAAACTCAAGATAAAGAGCAAATAAAGGTTACGGGTAAAAGGATCTCATCATCCAATACCATTAATGTGTTTTTACGGAAGGTAACCGCTGCCGTAAAAGGAAACAGGAAATTGttgaagaaaaatattcttctaACAGAAAAGACGGAGAATGACTGGACAATCattcttaaaaattgtgATATGAAACCAAAGGTTTCAAAAAAAGCTGATGCCTCAAAAACAGCAGATGCCAATAGGTTTGCCCTATTCCTAGAaggtataaaaaagaacttCAACTGTGATACGAAACAGTTGAAAGTACCCGCTTCAAGTTCTAAaacttgtaaaaaaatactgaAAGATTATTTGTTACTGTCATCTATAAAAGGTTGTGCGAAGTCGAAATCTATGACTGAGCGCAAATCCAAGATGAAGAAAACATATTTACCAAAGGCACCTTCTTCTCACATTACGAGGAagaaacaaacaaattggATAGATAAACTATCCAGAGAAGAGTTGCTAGACCTAGCAATAAACGGAAAGAGGCTCAAAGACTGCAAATACAAAATTGTGGTCGCTCATGGTTTCCCCCGAGGGGAACACATTATCAGGGAGACCTGGGCCAAATTAATGGGCATAGAGGAAAAGAACATTCCCCTAGTAAAAGATATTGAAGGCGAGGGCAGAATCTTTCTCATTAGAGATGAATTCTGCTTTCAAGCTGCAGAAGCTCTTGAGAACGCTTCAGAAAATGTAAGAGTATTAGTTGCCGAAAACGAAGTAGGCAATTATTTCTCTAGGAACAGATCAGCTTTGACGAAAATATTCTCCGATCTTCGTCAAAATTGGAGGAAGTATGTGCCTGTCGATAAGGCAAtaaaagttataaaaaacggTCTATCTGACAAGCCTACAGTAAGCCATGAAGAGTTCTTTCTATCCGAGTTATACTTTGAGCATCTCGGGAAAGACAGGAAAGTTGATAGTAAACATCACAATGAACAGTGA
- a CDS encoding putative SP-containing protein, which yields MFILHVFYMFVSIQAIYRPLCNKTTKGVNQKIEGGDYRMVDTTKNYGYADLRHFENKILSFSFKILDFEKNKNSEIPESLNINCEGKSLDIILNEYERKLIEIMNKYNLYKVFLVYRDAVTDECINYNENIIIKDIIEGIRKINDDRNNTNNENKFLHQKTIQAYINEEKSMIHMIEVAPLKTEYYRCRANSYVEYKKELSGDICISVLVYIEKAYFYFEFSKVEMLDIVKQCLKEKNKISPKCFDLYEDVFFSSSYSNKSVRFFTERSLKIPNTTRQNENCKIIKLLRDELGLLKCPQNNNTTINPVQENNLEGRKYAEKMQDLMGNTEYEVIDAFNILLKENEIGFLVKRILDKTKDQLNIFFGHILVFDELIETEDLDCLIENKGNLNREEIISKIFSSNKYRYRCVKIFLFVEAGNYINNEKAAEGSFKTLKEIGNIMKDNLRNEDQNEQSSKYLNLVDIMNEVIVKQSENFEVFRILNMTNFIQLLVNSSFNEDTFITYKKVEYLQMNS from the coding sequence ATGTTCATCTTACATGTCTTCTATATGTTTGTTTCTATACAAGCAATTTATAGACCTCTATGTAATAAAACCACGAAAGGGGTCAATCAAAAAATCGAAGGAGGAGATTATCGAATGGTAGATACTACTAAAAATTATGGTTATGCAGACTTAAGgcattttgaaaataagatattaagtttttcttttaaaatattagactttgagaagaataaaaattcagAAATACCAGAatcattaaatattaattgtGAGGGAAAATCTTTAGATATTATTCTTAATGAATATGAAAGAAAATTGATAGAAATTATgaacaaatataatttatataaggTCTTTTTAGTATATAGGGATGCTGTTACAGACGAATgcataaattataatgaaaatatcattattaAGGACATTATAGAAGGAAtcagaaaaataaatgatgaccgaaataatacaaataacgaaaacaaatttttgcATCAAAAAACTATTCAAGCTTATATTAATGAGGAAAAATCTATGATTCATATGATCGAAGTAGCTCCCTTAAAAACAGAATACTACAGATGTAGAGCTAATTCATAtgttgaatataaaaaggaaTTGAGTGGGGATATATGTATCAGTGTTTTAGTTTATATAGAAAAGGCTTACTTTTACTTCGAATTTTCCAAAGTCGAAATGCTGGACATAGTAAAACAATGtctaaaagaaaagaaCAAAATTTCTCCTAAGTGTTTCGATTTATACGaagatgtttttttttcttcatctTATTCTAATAAAAGTGTGAGATTTTTCACAGAAAGAAGTCTGAAAATTCCGAATACTACACGTCAGAATGAAAATtgcaaaataataaaattattaagaGATGAGCTAGGTTTATTGAAGTGTCCTCAAAATAATAACACTACAATTAATCCAGTgcaagaaaataatttggaaGGCAGGAAATATGCAGAAAAAATGCAAGATTTAATGGGAAATACAGAATACGAAGTCATCGATGCGTTTAATATTCTATTGAAAGAAAACGAAATTGGGTTTCTCGTCAAAAGAATTTTGgataaaacaaaagatcagttgaatatatttttcgGACATATATTAGTTTTCGATGAATTAATAGAAACAGAGGATTTAGATTGCCTAATCGAAAATAAAGGGAATCTTAACAGGGAAGAAATTATATCAAAGATATTTAGCAGTAATAAATACCGATATAGATGTGttaagatatttttatttgttgaaGCAGGAAATTACATTAACAACGAGAAAGCTGCCGAAGGatcttttaaaactttGAAAGAAATTGGAAATATTATGAAAGATAATCTAAGAAACGAAGATCAAAATGAGCAAAgttctaaatatttgaatttaGTTGATATAATGAATGAAGTAATTGTAAAACAAAGTGAAAACTTTGAAGTTTTTAGAATACTAAATATGACCAATTTTATTCAATTATTAGTCAATTCAAGTTTCAACGAAGACACATttattacatataaaaaagtggAATATCTACAGAtgaattcataa